The Bacteroidetes Order II. bacterium genome includes a window with the following:
- a CDS encoding S8 family serine peptidase, whose product MLVFRSVTIWLWMVLAGFSVISSHRPIAEAKGKRPGLAAMESGWVLVQLKPGTLPAGKQLSLPGSLIEKLSAHGLRNVEPAFPGLDKSLHKTAAPLSRTLALNISEASDPWLVAQKLASDPNVVYAEPVYRRFIHAVPDDPQYASVQKNSFTAIQSEAAWDVVKGASGNVVVAIVDGGTDWKHPDLEANVWKNPGEIAGNGIDDDGNGFVDDVNGWNFANNSNDPTGLSGTPNNALHGTHVAGTVAGVTNNGIGVASISWNAKILPINTGSSNTDDAVAFGYRGIAYAAQMGAHIINCSWGSEDFFSETENQAIQLATSMGSLVVAAAGNGGEDGVGDNNDLIPHYPSNYANVLSVGATNASDVKAGFSNYGHSVDVFAPGVSILSTAPRGNYTYLSGTSMASPMVAGLAALVKTHKPSLSPIELSEQVRVTANRIEGTNPNFAQTLGGGRVNAHAAVTNFSLPALRMERSSFSDANGNGVIQLDEVITLSVELKNWLVAAQNVQIKLSSPDQNVSMVNSGPIALGTVGAGANKAGSGLQFKVSGTQPDGYIIRLLVEITADQYSLKEPVELILNPPRYVTHETGLITASITTRGNIGYNGFQDVNNGKGFQVNGVDMLFEGGLLLGISQGRVSDVVRGEDGSTQEADFKSLRSSVLTIGPGKNTKEETHFVMSDSTASSPLNVEVTQRTYADDKPENQGFIVVEYEVRNLNNYKITGLKGALFMDWDVANGGQDDYAKYDPARRMGIVQNAAVNPTLIGATKLLNTDKGVNYRSINNNPEIYGPGCTGCNGFRSSEKWAFMSNGVQTQFVDKKDVSTLIGADVGDIEPGSSVTFAFALIGARSLNELNAFADAAQGIFNQIVTAADVEEPIPQHAALHPVFPNPLSGEATLAYSINENTQVQLALFDLQGRKIRTLKSGLVANGTDRVRFSAQNLPNGVYFARLEVGTGGRKQVFTQKVVVRH is encoded by the coding sequence ATGTTGGTATTTCGGTCTGTCACAATCTGGTTGTGGATGGTTCTTGCTGGATTCTCGGTCATCTCCTCGCATCGTCCAATTGCTGAAGCCAAAGGGAAACGTCCTGGGTTGGCGGCGATGGAGTCAGGTTGGGTATTGGTTCAGTTAAAACCAGGAACACTTCCGGCGGGCAAGCAGTTGTCTTTACCTGGTTCTTTAATAGAAAAACTTAGTGCGCATGGGCTACGTAACGTTGAGCCGGCTTTCCCTGGCTTAGACAAATCGCTTCACAAAACAGCCGCCCCACTAAGTCGCACCTTGGCCCTCAATATCTCGGAGGCTTCCGACCCTTGGTTGGTGGCCCAAAAACTGGCTTCTGATCCAAATGTGGTATATGCCGAACCAGTCTATCGGCGCTTTATCCATGCAGTACCCGATGATCCGCAATACGCCTCCGTCCAAAAAAATAGTTTTACTGCGATACAATCAGAAGCCGCTTGGGACGTTGTAAAAGGCGCATCCGGAAACGTTGTGGTTGCCATTGTGGATGGGGGTACCGATTGGAAACACCCAGATTTGGAGGCCAATGTTTGGAAAAACCCGGGAGAAATTGCAGGAAATGGAATTGATGACGACGGAAATGGCTTTGTGGACGATGTGAATGGGTGGAATTTTGCAAATAACTCCAATGATCCGACAGGACTTTCGGGTACGCCCAATAATGCCCTTCACGGAACTCATGTGGCAGGAACGGTTGCAGGCGTTACCAACAATGGCATTGGTGTGGCTTCTATCAGTTGGAATGCCAAAATCTTGCCAATCAATACGGGTTCTTCTAACACCGACGATGCCGTTGCCTTTGGTTATCGAGGGATTGCCTACGCGGCGCAAATGGGGGCACACATTATCAATTGTAGTTGGGGTTCGGAGGACTTTTTCTCCGAGACCGAAAATCAGGCCATTCAGTTGGCGACCAGTATGGGGAGTTTGGTGGTGGCTGCAGCCGGAAACGGCGGAGAAGACGGGGTGGGAGATAACAATGATTTGATCCCCCATTATCCGTCCAATTATGCAAATGTACTTTCAGTGGGGGCAACCAATGCGTCGGATGTCAAGGCAGGGTTTTCTAACTATGGGCATTCCGTGGATGTCTTTGCGCCGGGCGTTTCCATTTTAAGTACAGCTCCCAGAGGCAACTATACATACCTTTCGGGTACTTCTATGGCTTCTCCGATGGTGGCGGGCCTTGCGGCCCTTGTGAAAACACATAAACCTTCTTTATCACCGATTGAATTGTCCGAACAAGTACGAGTAACGGCGAACCGAATTGAAGGTACGAATCCAAACTTTGCACAAACGTTGGGCGGAGGAAGGGTGAATGCTCATGCAGCCGTAACCAACTTCTCGTTACCAGCATTACGTATGGAACGATCTTCTTTCTCGGATGCTAATGGAAACGGTGTTATTCAGTTGGATGAAGTGATTACCCTTTCCGTTGAGCTGAAAAACTGGCTCGTAGCCGCCCAAAATGTCCAAATCAAACTGTCTTCACCCGATCAAAATGTGTCTATGGTAAATTCGGGACCCATTGCATTGGGTACTGTGGGTGCGGGTGCAAACAAAGCTGGCAGTGGGTTACAATTTAAAGTGTCGGGAACACAGCCCGATGGGTATATCATCCGATTATTGGTAGAAATCACAGCCGATCAATACAGCCTTAAAGAGCCAGTGGAACTTATCCTAAACCCACCTCGGTATGTCACACACGAAACCGGCCTCATTACGGCTTCCATCACAACACGGGGAAATATTGGGTATAATGGGTTTCAGGATGTGAATAACGGAAAAGGGTTTCAGGTAAATGGTGTGGACATGCTTTTTGAAGGAGGGTTGTTACTGGGTATTAGCCAAGGCCGTGTTTCCGATGTCGTTCGCGGGGAAGACGGGAGTACCCAGGAAGCGGATTTTAAGTCTCTGAGAAGCAGTGTTTTAACCATTGGGCCGGGAAAAAACACCAAAGAAGAAACACATTTTGTTATGTCGGACTCCACCGCCAGCAGTCCGCTCAATGTGGAGGTGACCCAAAGAACCTATGCTGACGACAAGCCTGAAAACCAAGGTTTTATTGTGGTTGAGTATGAAGTACGAAACCTAAACAACTATAAAATTACTGGCTTGAAAGGAGCACTTTTCATGGACTGGGATGTGGCAAATGGAGGCCAAGATGACTATGCCAAATATGATCCAGCGAGAAGAATGGGCATTGTTCAGAATGCTGCGGTTAATCCGACGCTCATTGGGGCTACAAAATTACTCAATACAGACAAAGGAGTGAATTACCGTTCCATCAATAACAACCCAGAAATATATGGCCCAGGATGTACTGGCTGTAATGGATTCCGTTCCAGTGAAAAATGGGCGTTTATGAGCAATGGTGTTCAAACGCAATTTGTGGATAAAAAAGATGTCTCCACATTGATTGGGGCCGATGTAGGAGATATTGAACCGGGAAGTAGCGTCACGTTTGCATTTGCGCTTATTGGTGCCCGGTCACTTAACGAGCTAAATGCCTTTGCAGATGCCGCCCAAGGAATATTTAACCAAATCGTTACGGCTGCCGACGTAGAAGAACCGATTCCACAACATGCAGCTTTACATCCTGTTTTTCCGAATCCGCTTTCAGGGGAGGCCACATTGGCCTATTCCATAAACGAAAACACCCAAGTGCAATTGGCTTTATTCGATCTTCAAGGCCGTAAAATCCGGACGCTAAAATCAGGGCTGGTGGCCAATGGAACCGATCGGGTGCGATTTTCTGCACAAAACCTACCCAATGGGGTGTATTTTGCACGACTGGAAGTGGGTACCGGAGGACGTAAACAGGTCTTTACCCAAAAAGTGGTGGTTCGCCACTAA
- a CDS encoding M20/M25/M40 family metallo-hydrolase, whose protein sequence is MKYLTVLIFTVLLFQIGCTSPHVAQQSVQTKLSQSTTSPPPVAGPLATQYKSVAEKIIEASLADSVAWNRMAEMSDRFGARFSGTQNLEDALDWILSELKKDGLEKIASEDVMVPNWKRGNEWLKLVQPRPMDLPVLALGGSIGTPREGIKAEAIVVNSFDELSQKADQVRGKILVFNAPFTSYGETVQYRVRGASLAARNGAVASIIRSVGPYSMVSPHTGGMGYEEGIPKVPAMAMASEHADMLARMQARGQKIELHLYSEARMEPDAKSRNVMVEITGREKPEEVVVIGGHIDSWDVGAGAMDDGGGAVVSWQVLNVLKKLGLRPRRTIRVVFWTNEENGLRGGQKYMENQGENVNNHILAIESDAGVFKPKGFGFTGSEPARKMIEDIATLLNPIESGQILRGGGGADIGPLMQKGVPGMGLNVDGTKYFWYHHTHADTPDKLDPREMALCVATMAVMAYVVADMPDRLPR, encoded by the coding sequence ATGAAGTATCTAACTGTTTTAATCTTTACGGTGCTATTGTTCCAAATTGGATGCACTTCACCTCATGTTGCACAGCAATCGGTTCAGACGAAACTTTCACAATCAACCACCAGCCCACCACCAGTGGCCGGACCGCTTGCTACACAATATAAAAGCGTTGCCGAAAAAATTATAGAGGCTTCCTTAGCCGACAGCGTTGCTTGGAACCGCATGGCCGAGATGAGTGATCGTTTTGGCGCTCGTTTTTCCGGCACCCAAAACTTAGAGGACGCTTTAGATTGGATTCTCTCCGAACTCAAAAAGGATGGCTTGGAAAAAATTGCCTCGGAAGACGTTATGGTTCCTAATTGGAAACGCGGAAACGAATGGCTCAAGCTCGTACAACCCCGTCCGATGGATCTGCCTGTTTTGGCTTTGGGCGGTTCCATTGGTACACCACGGGAAGGCATCAAGGCTGAAGCGATTGTCGTCAATAGTTTCGACGAATTGTCCCAAAAAGCAGATCAGGTACGCGGCAAAATATTGGTGTTTAATGCACCCTTTACCAGTTATGGCGAAACCGTCCAATACCGTGTTCGGGGCGCCAGCCTTGCTGCCCGTAATGGTGCGGTGGCCAGTATCATCCGTTCTGTTGGGCCTTACTCCATGGTTTCTCCCCATACGGGCGGTATGGGATACGAAGAAGGCATTCCTAAAGTACCTGCGATGGCGATGGCCTCGGAACATGCCGATATGTTGGCCCGAATGCAGGCACGCGGGCAAAAAATTGAACTGCACCTCTATTCTGAAGCCCGTATGGAGCCAGATGCCAAGTCTCGGAATGTGATGGTGGAAATTACAGGTCGCGAAAAACCTGAAGAAGTGGTGGTTATTGGTGGGCATATAGATTCTTGGGATGTAGGCGCGGGCGCTATGGATGATGGGGGTGGGGCTGTGGTTTCGTGGCAAGTATTGAACGTGTTGAAAAAATTGGGCTTACGGCCACGCAGAACCATACGAGTGGTTTTCTGGACCAATGAAGAAAATGGATTACGGGGTGGACAAAAGTACATGGAAAATCAAGGCGAAAACGTCAACAACCACATTTTAGCCATAGAATCCGATGCCGGTGTCTTTAAACCGAAAGGCTTTGGATTTACAGGTTCCGAACCAGCCCGCAAGATGATTGAAGACATTGCAACCTTACTCAACCCCATAGAGTCTGGTCAGATTTTACGTGGAGGGGGCGGTGCAGACATCGGGCCACTCATGCAAAAAGGTGTTCCAGGTATGGGCTTGAATGTGGATGGGACGAAGTACTTCTGGTATCATCACACCCATGCTGATACGCCAGACAAATTAGATCCACGCGAAATGGCTCTTTGTGTTGCCACGATGGCGGTCATGGCATATGTGGTGGCCGATATGCCCGATCGCTTGCCACGATAG
- a CDS encoding flavodoxin-like domain-containing protein: MNLLMLIGTQTGNTETVAESVAQHLAQEGHTIHFVDLADAYPEMLLDYNYLILAISTWGDGELPDNALDFYETFLTLAPALSHLQFAILALGDHTYDPYFCKAGEIFTEILTRFGARKALPTHEIDAGPTREDIRGACHWSSQVCTSFSGEPPLFG, translated from the coding sequence ATGAACCTTTTAATGCTGATTGGAACCCAGACGGGAAACACGGAAACGGTAGCAGAATCTGTTGCACAGCATCTTGCCCAAGAGGGACATACCATTCATTTTGTAGATCTTGCAGATGCATATCCGGAAATGCTGCTGGATTACAACTACCTTATTTTGGCGATCAGCACTTGGGGAGATGGCGAATTACCGGATAATGCGTTGGACTTTTACGAAACCTTTTTAACCCTTGCACCTGCATTATCACATCTTCAATTTGCCATTTTGGCACTGGGCGACCATACCTACGATCCATATTTTTGCAAAGCAGGCGAAATATTTACTGAAATCCTCACGAGATTTGGCGCACGAAAAGCACTCCCAACTCATGAAATAGACGCAGGCCCCACCAGAGAGGATATCCGGGGAGCCTGCCATTGGTCGAGCCAAGTGTGTACTTCCTTTAGTGGCGAACCACCACTTTTTGGGTAA
- a CDS encoding rhomboid family intramembrane serine protease, translated as MLLPIYDDDSNLNKPAYFTIGLLVANIIFFLFQTNDWIFGFGLIPQELVNGTDYIGSIKLSIDGESQTIPQNMGPYPIYLTLITSMFMHGDWLHLGFNMLYLWIFGDNIEHILGTKRFVWFYLLTGILGGLAQVALQPDSWIPMIGASGAISGILGAYLVLLPRNKVRVLFLFIFRFSVPALLLLGVWIALQVINGLEPEATDQTAYAAHLGGFAAGVLGGFFIRFFTNYHQQKTT; from the coding sequence ATGCTCCTTCCTATCTACGACGACGATAGCAACCTAAACAAGCCGGCTTACTTTACCATCGGGTTGTTGGTTGCCAATATTATATTTTTCTTATTTCAGACCAATGATTGGATCTTTGGCTTTGGCTTGATTCCACAAGAATTGGTAAATGGAACCGATTACATCGGCAGTATCAAATTGTCTATTGACGGAGAAAGCCAGACAATTCCCCAAAATATGGGGCCATATCCCATTTATTTGACGCTTATTACCTCTATGTTTATGCACGGCGATTGGTTGCATCTGGGGTTTAATATGCTCTACTTATGGATTTTTGGCGACAACATCGAGCATATTTTAGGTACAAAGCGTTTTGTATGGTTTTACCTACTCACAGGGATCCTTGGTGGACTGGCACAAGTGGCCCTTCAACCCGATTCATGGATACCGATGATTGGTGCTTCTGGCGCAATTTCAGGGATTTTGGGTGCGTACTTGGTCTTGTTACCTAGAAATAAGGTAAGGGTACTCTTCTTGTTCATCTTTCGTTTTTCTGTGCCTGCGCTTTTACTGCTTGGCGTTTGGATTGCATTGCAGGTGATTAATGGCCTTGAACCTGAAGCTACCGACCAAACGGCTTATGCTGCCCACCTCGGAGGCTTTGCGGCAGGAGTACTTGGCGGGTTCTTTATACGGTTTTTCACCAACTATCATCAGCAAAAGACCACTTAA
- a CDS encoding isoamylase early set domain-containing protein, which produces MINKKYNVKKTTCKVTFEVPQELAEKELAVVGEFNNWNLEEGSMKLIKKDKKWKATLNLDAGKSYQFRYFGDKGWHNEETADETVYGPFFAENSVVTV; this is translated from the coding sequence ATGATCAACAAAAAGTACAACGTCAAAAAGACAACCTGCAAAGTCACGTTTGAAGTGCCGCAAGAACTGGCCGAAAAAGAACTGGCCGTAGTAGGCGAATTTAACAACTGGAACCTTGAAGAGGGCTCCATGAAACTTATAAAAAAGGACAAAAAATGGAAAGCCACCCTAAACCTCGACGCGGGCAAGTCTTATCAATTCCGTTATTTCGGGGATAAAGGCTGGCACAACGAAGAAACCGCCGACGAAACCGTTTATGGCCCCTTCTTTGCCGAAAACAGCGTCGTCACCGTCTGA